The Styela clava chromosome 11, kaStyClav1.hap1.2, whole genome shotgun sequence genome includes the window tgtacggtcaccccatgttcatatatcaagtgttgatattaacaacaAAGAATGGTTaggcattgctaatccacacttggtggggaattcccactatttaaacgcgtgactataaaatagaaacggaacatatataccataagtaacgaaaaactggaacaagtaaataataaataaaagtaaaatggatacaaatgtttgatagaccatgtttgaaagattgatctcctgcgttcattagtcatttcacccgaagaagttgaaaccgcgcgtgttagcgtccatcggtcttaacacaattcttccccctatctacggttattatgtacattggccctggccatgctagataagatgcgagagaagttgaaaccaggtgtgttggcgtcaatcggtctcaacgcaattttatcccttatctacggttaagttacgggagaagttaaaaccaggtgtgttggcgtcaaacggccctactcaattcttcccccttaactacgttaataattcacattggccatgccagataagttgataataggttagtaaatggcaacgcgtcatgacTTCCTTCACCtacctaacaagagagagagaagtgagaaaaacggctgcgaataccggaactctaacttcttctacttgttgagctttcatttttcgcaatcgacgaaaatgactgctttgaagaaagctcgtttcaatgcaataattacgactttacgtaattcgtaactttccttccgtaactccaaataattacgtaattccgtaaatccgtaaattacgtgcaagcctagtaaGTTCATTCATATTTAATAAACACAGTTCACACgagaaacttttttaaaatttgataaacgATATGTGGTTTTGGATTGGTAGAAAGAGGTCTGGTACGATTTTAAGACTACTATTTGCAACTACGTCAATAAGATCAAATACTGGtactttaaatataaataatgcaGATTCACAAATTATACTCGTACGcgcttttttatttatcataattatgACACCCAGTGTTAAAATTGTTGTGATATCATTTGACATACTAATATACATTGctagttattattattcaaaattttcacttcattttcAACAGGCCTTCTGATATCCGATTTAATTCTGATCACATCtcaaaaatagcaacaaaaacTTGGGATGGAAGTCAAACCACAATTTATGATGAACTCCGAGAATTTGTGTGGAAAAACAAAACAGCCAGGAGTCTTTCACGAAAGGTTTGTTGATTTTCATGTTAAACAATTACAGTTGGAAATGAATTGTAATTCACTGTGAGTCTTTGATTGTAGCAActatattttgcaataaattgtCTATAAACTAAGAGCTATATAAAGTCATGCGTTTGCATGCCGAAATGGAGAATGGAATCTTCGGGAAGAGGTATATTGCCTAACTTGCCATACTGAAATACAGTTGTCTGTTTTTCTTATCCAACATGTATTAGCTTGTTTTTAGATAGTTGTGGTGAAAAGAAAAGACGGTCGAGGATTCAACGAATACCGAGGGACTGCAGCTTTAAATAAACTTCCCGGATGGTGGGTCGTTGAAGGGAATGAGCTATTGTGGGTTTTACAGACGTTGGAAAAGTTTAAATACATTGGATATACAGAGGTagaagatattttttattcagctaatatgcaaaacaataaaacttttttgaagCAAATGACCACTTTTGTTACTAATTAAGTTCAGAGTTATGTCAACAATATCTGATGAAATGTGGTATGCGCTGTGTTCCGTAACTAAAAAGTCAAAAGGTGGAATTGAAGTTTCCCTTAATGACGGTTCAGCAGCCGATAAAGAAGAGTTAGAGCTGGAAACAGGAAAGATATTCTCGGAATACAAGAAACGTGAGTCAATGGTACATTTCAGTTTTTAACTAATTTTTCACCATGGAATATTGTCGCATAACTGAttgatcaattttcaaattgcaGATGTGGCTCCCAACTGGATTCGGATGTATTCAGTTCCTTTAGAAAACCTACGACTAAGGCTGTCTGATTACAAGACTCAAAGTCGACCACGTAATACGGCACCGTGTGTTAATGTAGGAGTATGTCACATGACCAAGAGAGAACAAGAAAACGAGCTACAACACTTTACCACAAAGGTATATTGGTGgcgaaaattaaaaaagaagcGATCTGTTTAATTAATGCTTATGTGAATATTTT containing:
- the LOC120347343 gene encoding uncharacterized protein LOC120347343 produces the protein MHIGYFLFLLGFTVRRYFSILSYYGGRFIKSVFIATVDVYCECTTKYIYLRPSDIRFNSDHISKIATKTWDGSQTTIYDELREFVWKNKTARSLSRKIVVVKRKDGRGFNEYRGTAALNKLPGWWVVEGNELLWVLQTLEKFKYIGYTEFRVMSTISDEMWYALCSVTKKSKGGIEVSLNDGSAADKEELELETGKIFSEYKKHVAPNWIRMYSVPLENLRLRLSDYKTQSRPRNTAPCVNVGVCHMTKREQENELQHFTTKDEMIDNHACRRPIKMGNRKETPKYKSVYDRHLDFRPYVWGFLCILFIGMFAGCCLKGCGCLVGVPIAWQNKEDVKLAES